One Pseudoalteromonas sp. UG3-2 DNA window includes the following coding sequences:
- a CDS encoding COX15/CtaA family protein encodes MTKTKIRISLFAAVVAIVVVTLGAFTRLSDAGLGCPDWPGCYGFLTVPNESHELTAAKDKFPHLEVEADKAWIEMIHRYFASFLGLLILLLAAARVLKNKQESGPRRHYYLLLLLVLFQGALGMWTVTMNLQPVVVMGHLLGGFSILALLTLLVLRLRHTSIKASVTVQQFKLCILALAVLVVQIALGGWLAANYAAPHCTGLPLCDNMELFSWRSIFIMPEAAASYEFGVLPFESRVSIHFIHRLWALVTVAFLCLACWPLMKSTQHPMLRFSAMLVLILVALQVLLGMAIVHFQFPLLLTLFHNFMAAMVLLATVRLCFFAHLARKIGGQYAVSH; translated from the coding sequence ATGACAAAAACAAAAATTCGCATTTCTTTATTTGCAGCAGTGGTTGCGATAGTGGTTGTAACTTTGGGCGCTTTTACTCGGTTGAGTGATGCCGGGCTTGGTTGTCCTGATTGGCCTGGGTGCTACGGCTTTCTAACCGTGCCAAATGAAAGCCATGAGTTGACAGCTGCAAAAGACAAGTTTCCTCATTTAGAAGTTGAGGCGGACAAAGCTTGGATTGAAATGATCCATCGCTATTTTGCTAGCTTTTTGGGCTTACTTATTTTATTACTGGCCGCTGCCAGAGTGCTGAAGAATAAACAAGAGTCTGGACCTCGGCGCCATTATTACTTGCTCTTACTGCTGGTGCTATTTCAAGGGGCGCTCGGGATGTGGACGGTTACTATGAACCTCCAGCCAGTGGTAGTGATGGGGCACTTACTGGGTGGCTTTAGTATTTTAGCGTTACTGACCTTGTTGGTGTTGCGGCTCAGGCACACGAGTATTAAGGCCAGTGTAACTGTGCAGCAATTCAAGTTATGTATTCTGGCTTTGGCTGTACTGGTTGTACAAATTGCTTTAGGTGGCTGGTTGGCTGCAAACTATGCAGCGCCACATTGTACTGGGTTACCACTGTGCGACAACATGGAGCTGTTCTCATGGCGCAGCATTTTTATCATGCCTGAAGCGGCTGCTAGCTATGAATTTGGGGTGTTGCCGTTTGAGTCTCGAGTTTCTATTCACTTTATTCATCGTTTGTGGGCGTTGGTTACCGTTGCCTTTTTGTGTTTAGCCTGTTGGCCATTGATGAAGTCAACTCAGCATCCTATGCTGCGTTTTTCAGCAATGTTGGTGCTAATACTGGTGGCACTGCAAGTGCTGCTAGGTATGGCCATAGTGCATTTCCAATTCCCATTATTACTTACATTATTCCACAACTTCATGGCAGCTATGGTGCTTTTGGCTACAGTGAGGTTATGTTTCTTCGCGCACTTAGCGAGAAAAATCGGAGGTCAATATGCAGTCTCTCATTAG
- the cyoE gene encoding heme o synthase produces the protein MQSLIRTEIQHLAGTLKACFAMCKFKVVCMLVITAWVGLMLAPETQRSVLQQLMSLLGIGLLSSSAAAVNHIVDREIDKKMARTRARPMANDAVSVSTALAFSLVLAVAGYALLMSFANPLTAWLTLAALFGYAVVYTLLLKRATPQNIVIGGLAGAMPPLLGWVSETGQLGAEPWLLVMIIFAWTPPHFWALAIARKRDYEKAEVPMLPVTHGESFTKLCVLFYTIILTLVCLLPYLVGMSGWFYLIAASVVNVMFIYKAVKLLRTQSLEYAMRVFYFSIWHLLVIFVALFIDKTII, from the coding sequence ATGCAGTCTCTCATTAGAACAGAAATACAACACCTGGCTGGAACGCTCAAAGCGTGTTTTGCGATGTGTAAATTTAAGGTCGTGTGCATGCTAGTCATCACCGCTTGGGTTGGCCTGATGTTGGCTCCAGAAACACAAAGAAGTGTGCTGCAACAACTAATGAGTCTTTTGGGTATTGGCTTGCTATCGAGTAGTGCCGCTGCGGTTAATCATATAGTTGACCGCGAGATTGATAAAAAGATGGCGCGGACCAGAGCGCGGCCAATGGCCAACGACGCGGTTTCAGTCTCGACAGCGCTTGCGTTTTCATTGGTTCTGGCTGTAGCTGGCTATGCATTATTGATGTCATTTGCAAATCCACTCACAGCATGGCTGACGCTAGCGGCCCTGTTTGGCTACGCGGTGGTTTATACCTTGCTGTTAAAGCGTGCTACCCCGCAAAATATTGTTATTGGTGGCCTAGCCGGGGCTATGCCACCACTTTTGGGTTGGGTGAGTGAAACGGGGCAGTTAGGCGCTGAGCCTTGGCTACTGGTGATGATTATATTTGCCTGGACTCCACCACACTTTTGGGCCTTGGCAATTGCACGAAAAAGAGACTATGAGAAAGCCGAAGTGCCTATGCTGCCAGTCACGCATGGTGAATCATTCACTAAGTTGTGTGTGTTATTTTATACTATTATTCTGACGCTGGTTTGTTTACTGCCCTATTTAGTGGGCATGTCCGGTTGGTTTTATTTAATCGCCGCCAGTGTGGTGAACGTGATGTTTATTTACAAGGCGGTGAAGTTGCTGAGAACGCAAAGCCTTGAGTATGCGATGCGCGTTTTTTACTTCTCGATCTGGCATTTGCTTGTTATCTTTGTTGCTCTATTTATAGATAAAACAATCATATGA
- a CDS encoding CheR family methyltransferase, whose product MREFLLTDADFATISARVYKACGIVLGPHKKEMVYSRLARRIRANNLDSFGAYLRYLDEHESTEFSHFINAITTNLTSFFRENHHFEFLAQQAVPEIMARHKHDRRVRIWSAGCSTGEEPYSIAMTIANAFPNGWDVKILATDLDSNVLTKASAGEYTAQNVTGLDDEVKHKWFLKSADGNLYKTKPKLQSLVHFKRLNLLEPWPMKGPFDVIFCRNVLIYFDKETKDKLFRNYYKMLVPDGYLLIGHSETMGKEHFEFRNLGKTIYQKGPLNERV is encoded by the coding sequence ATGCGAGAGTTTTTATTAACAGACGCAGACTTTGCTACCATCTCAGCCCGAGTCTATAAGGCCTGTGGCATTGTGCTTGGGCCTCATAAAAAAGAGATGGTCTACTCCCGTCTTGCTCGGCGAATTAGAGCCAATAATTTGGACTCCTTTGGGGCTTATTTACGTTATTTAGATGAACATGAAAGTACTGAATTTAGTCATTTTATTAATGCCATAACGACTAACTTAACCTCCTTTTTTCGTGAAAATCATCACTTTGAGTTTTTGGCTCAACAGGCGGTGCCAGAAATCATGGCGCGGCATAAGCATGATAGAAGAGTCAGAATTTGGTCGGCTGGCTGCTCCACAGGCGAGGAGCCTTATAGTATTGCAATGACCATAGCCAATGCCTTTCCCAATGGTTGGGATGTCAAAATACTGGCCACGGATCTGGACTCCAATGTACTGACAAAAGCCAGTGCCGGAGAATACACCGCCCAGAATGTGACGGGGCTTGATGACGAAGTAAAGCACAAATGGTTTCTGAAAAGTGCGGATGGCAATCTCTATAAGACCAAACCGAAACTGCAAAGCTTGGTGCACTTTAAGCGTCTAAACCTTTTGGAACCGTGGCCAATGAAAGGACCATTTGACGTTATATTTTGTCGTAACGTATTAATTTATTTTGATAAAGAAACCAAAGATAAACTGTTTAGAAATTACTATAAAATGTTGGTGCCCGACGGCTATCTGTTAATTGGTCACTCGGAAACCATGGGAAAAGAACATTTCGAATTTCGTAACTTGGGTAAGACGATTTATCAGAAGGGCCCGTTAAATGAGAGAGTTTAA
- a CDS encoding SURF1 family protein, translated as MDLASVIKGRAKAPILAALIVLLVCLSLSAWQWQRAQKKHLINAEITQQKTALSSSEQASVLDSHNTQVTIQGEFIAGHVWFLDNQVVKGKVGFDVIALFRAQHTGEQFIVNLGFVPQKSSRTPPTFLPPKGVQTLSAYIKPKGSKSFTLADSAAQGSDGQNIIQYIDVEYLAQQSDIRLVPVIAYLNTPLGDTTEPHYQPVVMSPQKHEAYALQWLLIGLAAAVIGWKLSKKEYSNV; from the coding sequence GTGGATTTAGCCTCAGTTATTAAGGGTAGAGCAAAAGCGCCTATTTTGGCAGCGTTAATCGTTTTACTTGTGTGCTTATCACTGTCAGCGTGGCAGTGGCAACGAGCACAAAAAAAACACCTTATAAATGCTGAAATAACTCAGCAGAAAACAGCTTTATCCAGTTCCGAGCAAGCAAGCGTGCTAGATAGCCATAACACCCAGGTAACCATACAAGGTGAGTTTATCGCAGGGCATGTCTGGTTTTTGGATAACCAAGTGGTCAAAGGGAAAGTCGGTTTCGATGTAATTGCACTGTTTCGAGCGCAACATACGGGCGAGCAATTTATTGTTAATCTCGGGTTCGTGCCGCAAAAGTCAAGCCGTACACCTCCCACGTTTCTGCCACCTAAAGGAGTACAAACGTTATCTGCCTATATTAAGCCTAAGGGCAGTAAAAGCTTTACTCTCGCAGACTCGGCAGCACAAGGCAGTGATGGCCAAAATATAATTCAATACATTGATGTTGAATACCTAGCGCAGCAATCTGACATTCGCCTAGTTCCGGTCATCGCCTACCTCAATACACCTCTCGGTGATACGACAGAGCCTCATTATCAACCTGTTGTGATGTCACCACAAAAACATGAAGCATACGCATTACAGTGGTTGTTAATCGGCCTAGCTGCAGCGGTTATTGGTTGGAAATTATCAAAGAAGGAGTATAGCAATGTCTAA
- a CDS encoding STAS domain-containing protein, translating into MLKLPADMSIHHVEGLYQQITQDSGETSDVTVDISDVQRADTASVQLLCALQKHLHTLEHEIIWHGESEALAQAVSELGLTNYLFHGTES; encoded by the coding sequence ATGTTGAAACTTCCAGCTGACATGTCGATACATCATGTTGAAGGTCTGTATCAACAGATCACCCAAGACTCTGGCGAAACTTCTGATGTCACTGTTGATATTAGTGACGTACAGCGTGCTGATACTGCCTCTGTGCAGCTGTTGTGTGCGCTGCAAAAGCATCTACATACGCTCGAGCATGAAATTATTTGGCATGGCGAAAGTGAAGCATTGGCCCAGGCTGTGAGTGAACTAGGTCTAACTAACTATTTATTCCATGGTACTGAAAGTTAA
- a CDS encoding chemotaxis protein CheA, producing MSIDLSQFFDVFFEESFEGLDVMEAELLNLQPGTEDSETINTIFRAAHSIKGGSGTFGFTSVTNFTHVLETLLDQIRDGRRQLTAEHVNLLLQSVDCLRGLLSALQAEEEPDLTESSELKAQFDRILGNEEQTLQSEPQSSTPEAETNTYQIDFKPHSHLFKTGNEPLYMLSELAELGDLETHAFCDGIPSLDKFNPEDCYLNWRLYLTTTQGQSAIQEIFEWVEDDADIDITLCGGLFESEVPEPQAEQSEAQVQNAEPKPSEQASKKANTAANKVPSSKKSSESTSIRVGIDKVDSLINMVGELVITQAMLTQLGEQEPTEQTLTALQEGLAQLAHNTRDLQENVMRIRMLPISFVFSRFPRLVRDTSQKLNKQVELKLLGEQTELDKTVMEKISDPMVHLVRNSLDHGLETPEERIKAGKDPVGQVTLNAFHQGGNIVIEIMDDGKGLNTEKIKSKAIANGLIQATDDLSPEEINELIFRPGFSTVDEVSDISGRGVGMDVVRRNIQSLNGSVEVNSAPGVGSTFTIRLPLTLAILDGQLVNVASHTYIIPLISIVESLQINIDKVSTVGNGLEVLRLRDEYIPILRLYKLFNHDGAIEALDKALLVVVESDNHKVGLLVDDLLGQQQVVIKSLEANYQRVNGISGATILGDGRVSLILDITGLIKLSGLKRPGSQDLLMEKQEEEVTT from the coding sequence ATGAGTATTGATTTAAGTCAGTTTTTCGATGTTTTCTTCGAAGAGAGCTTTGAAGGCCTGGATGTCATGGAGGCTGAGCTTCTGAACCTACAACCAGGCACAGAGGACTCCGAAACGATCAATACTATTTTTAGAGCAGCCCACAGCATTAAAGGGGGGAGTGGTACCTTTGGTTTTACCTCAGTGACTAATTTTACGCATGTGCTGGAAACCTTGCTGGATCAGATCAGAGATGGTCGGCGGCAGTTGACGGCAGAACATGTAAATCTGTTGCTACAGTCGGTAGATTGCCTGCGTGGTTTACTCAGTGCTCTGCAAGCGGAAGAAGAGCCTGACTTAACCGAGTCGTCAGAGCTAAAAGCGCAGTTTGATAGAATCTTGGGTAACGAAGAGCAAACTCTCCAGAGTGAACCACAGTCAAGCACGCCTGAGGCCGAAACAAACACTTACCAAATCGACTTCAAACCCCACTCACATTTATTCAAAACGGGCAATGAGCCGCTCTATATGCTTAGTGAGCTTGCGGAGCTTGGTGACTTAGAAACCCATGCATTTTGTGATGGTATTCCAAGTTTAGATAAGTTTAACCCCGAAGATTGTTATTTGAATTGGCGGCTATACCTAACAACAACACAAGGGCAATCTGCTATTCAAGAAATTTTTGAATGGGTAGAAGATGATGCCGATATCGACATCACCTTGTGTGGCGGCTTATTTGAATCTGAAGTACCTGAGCCGCAAGCCGAACAGTCAGAGGCACAAGTTCAAAATGCAGAGCCTAAACCCAGCGAACAGGCTAGCAAAAAGGCAAATACAGCAGCTAATAAAGTGCCTAGCTCGAAAAAAAGCTCGGAGTCGACATCCATTCGAGTTGGTATCGACAAAGTGGATTCACTAATCAACATGGTGGGTGAGTTAGTCATCACTCAAGCTATGTTAACCCAGCTAGGTGAACAAGAACCTACGGAGCAAACTTTAACGGCACTGCAAGAGGGCCTAGCGCAGTTAGCCCATAATACTCGAGATCTGCAAGAAAATGTCATGCGTATCCGCATGCTCCCTATTAGCTTTGTATTTAGCCGTTTTCCAAGGCTAGTACGAGATACCTCACAAAAACTCAACAAACAAGTTGAACTGAAGTTGCTGGGGGAGCAAACCGAGCTAGATAAAACGGTGATGGAGAAAATTTCTGACCCCATGGTGCACTTGGTGAGAAACTCGCTTGATCATGGCTTAGAGACCCCAGAAGAAAGAATAAAAGCAGGTAAAGACCCTGTTGGCCAAGTCACTTTGAATGCCTTTCACCAAGGCGGCAACATTGTCATCGAAATCATGGATGACGGTAAGGGGTTGAACACTGAAAAAATAAAAAGTAAGGCCATAGCTAATGGCTTGATCCAGGCCACAGACGATCTCAGCCCAGAAGAGATCAACGAGCTTATTTTTAGGCCTGGATTTTCTACGGTGGATGAAGTCAGTGATATTTCTGGGCGTGGCGTGGGCATGGATGTGGTGCGTAGAAACATTCAATCGTTAAACGGCAGCGTCGAGGTAAACTCGGCGCCCGGTGTCGGTTCAACCTTTACTATACGGTTACCTTTAACCTTGGCTATTTTGGATGGTCAGTTGGTCAATGTTGCTAGCCATACCTACATTATTCCACTCATTTCAATCGTTGAGTCATTGCAAATCAATATCGACAAAGTCAGTACTGTGGGTAATGGTCTCGAGGTGCTGCGTCTAAGGGATGAATATATTCCGATCTTACGATTGTATAAGTTATTTAACCATGATGGCGCCATTGAGGCGCTTGATAAGGCATTGCTGGTGGTGGTCGAGAGCGACAATCATAAGGTAGGGCTGCTGGTCGATGACTTATTGGGGCAACAACAGGTAGTCATCAAAAGTCTTGAAGCAAACTATCAGCGCGTCAATGGTATTTCGGGAGCAACAATACTGGGAGATGGGCGCGTTTCGCTAATTCTAGATATCACAGGGTTGATTAAACTTAGTGGACTCAAACGCCCAGGGTCACAAGATCTCTTGATGGAAAAGCAAGAAGAAGAGGTGACGACATGA
- a CDS encoding transmembrane cytochrome oxidase associated protein produces MSKPGVWFVGLFLLPIIVAFTALKLDWLPNETTNHGAFLGFELRQPELVLNTEWTIAFQRPQQCDKQCQTMLQSLPNLYTALGKNQHKVSLVVLQQPADAPIKNTQTVNLEIAKLKDNYLYLVDKTGLFVLEYAPSVKLDEAREVQKGLLKDIKKLLNYSRSS; encoded by the coding sequence ATGTCTAAACCGGGAGTTTGGTTTGTGGGGCTTTTCTTATTACCCATTATTGTAGCATTTACGGCGTTAAAGCTGGATTGGCTACCTAATGAAACAACCAATCATGGGGCCTTTTTGGGTTTTGAGCTGCGTCAGCCTGAACTGGTATTAAACACTGAGTGGACGATTGCATTTCAACGTCCGCAACAATGTGACAAGCAGTGTCAGACTATGCTGCAAAGCTTACCTAACTTATATACAGCGCTGGGGAAAAATCAACACAAAGTGTCGCTTGTGGTACTACAACAACCAGCAGACGCACCAATAAAAAACACTCAAACAGTCAACTTAGAGATCGCTAAATTAAAAGATAACTATTTATACCTTGTTGACAAAACCGGGCTTTTTGTCCTTGAGTACGCACCCAGTGTAAAGCTTGATGAAGCGCGAGAAGTACAAAAAGGGTTGCTCAAGGATATAAAAAAACTGCTGAATTACTCTCGTTCTAGTTAG
- a CDS encoding response regulator, translating to MKKILAVDDSASMRQMVGFTLKKAGFDVTEAKDGSEALTIAKQQGFDAVISDVNMPVMDGITLIKELRSLPNYKFTPLLMLTTESGLDKKTEGKAAGATGWIVKPFNPEQLLAVLKKVIR from the coding sequence ATGAAGAAAATTTTAGCTGTGGATGATTCGGCATCTATGCGTCAAATGGTGGGGTTTACATTAAAGAAAGCCGGGTTTGATGTAACCGAAGCCAAAGATGGCAGTGAGGCATTAACGATAGCCAAGCAACAGGGCTTTGATGCGGTTATTTCTGACGTCAACATGCCAGTGATGGACGGCATTACTTTAATTAAAGAGCTGAGGAGCTTACCGAACTACAAATTTACGCCATTACTCATGCTGACGACAGAGTCGGGCTTAGATAAAAAAACCGAGGGGAAAGCAGCCGGGGCGACGGGCTGGATTGTGAAACCATTTAACCCAGAGCAACTGCTGGCAGTATTGAAAAAAGTCATTAGATAA
- a CDS encoding SCO family protein has translation MKRFLIFLLVGAIAACAPPPDVSEKVVWYEQPKALQSFELNDQHGNTITNTALQGSWTLLFLGYTSCPDICPMTLLKLAHTYQALESNEDVDVWFVSVDPNRDTQQKRAAYIKHFNPEFKAVSAEHAQLFPFVKDLGLIYAINQQSDQDYYVDHSASVALVNPQGKLEAIFKPTYAPGSVPTIDEKQLLTDLQHIIN, from the coding sequence ATGAAACGATTTCTGATTTTTTTGTTGGTAGGCGCTATTGCTGCCTGTGCACCTCCACCAGATGTCTCTGAGAAAGTGGTGTGGTATGAGCAACCTAAGGCATTACAAAGCTTTGAGTTAAATGATCAACACGGTAATACTATCACCAATACCGCGTTACAAGGGTCGTGGACGTTGCTGTTTTTAGGTTATACCAGCTGCCCTGATATTTGCCCAATGACGCTATTAAAGTTAGCACATACTTATCAGGCGTTGGAGAGTAACGAGGACGTCGACGTCTGGTTTGTATCGGTTGATCCCAATCGCGATACTCAGCAAAAGCGTGCCGCGTATATCAAGCACTTTAATCCTGAGTTCAAAGCCGTCTCAGCTGAACATGCGCAGTTATTCCCTTTCGTCAAAGATTTAGGGTTAATCTATGCCATTAACCAACAAAGCGACCAAGATTACTATGTTGACCACAGCGCTTCGGTCGCATTAGTAAATCCTCAAGGTAAGTTGGAGGCCATTTTTAAACCCACTTACGCGCCGGGAAGTGTCCCTACCATTGATGAAAAGCAGCTTTTAACCGACCTACAACATATCATAAATTAG
- a CDS encoding chemotaxis protein CheW: MMTEQASINEQLVLTNREGDKQFLTFMMAEEEYGMDILSVQEIRGWEEVTAIPNSPKFVNGAINLRGTIVPIIDLRVRFGLPRVEYGPLTVVVVVAVEIRDNTKVMGLVVDAVSDVYTINEETAKDVPEFQGSENSFFVQGLVNVGEKMVVLLNLKRILDLDENHNEQLVVGG; encoded by the coding sequence ATGATGACCGAACAAGCATCAATTAACGAACAGTTGGTATTGACCAATCGCGAGGGAGACAAGCAGTTTCTCACCTTTATGATGGCTGAAGAAGAGTATGGCATGGATATTTTATCGGTGCAGGAGATCCGAGGGTGGGAAGAAGTCACTGCGATCCCTAACTCCCCTAAGTTTGTTAATGGTGCCATCAATTTGCGTGGCACCATAGTACCAATCATTGACCTACGTGTGCGATTTGGCCTGCCAAGAGTCGAGTATGGTCCCTTAACCGTGGTTGTGGTGGTGGCCGTAGAAATTCGCGACAACACCAAAGTTATGGGGCTGGTAGTCGATGCGGTTTCAGACGTGTACACCATCAATGAGGAAACAGCCAAGGATGTCCCTGAATTTCAAGGGTCAGAAAATAGCTTTTTTGTACAAGGTTTGGTGAACGTTGGAGAGAAAATGGTGGTTTTATTAAACCTAAAAAGAATTCTAGATTTAGATGAAAATCATAATGAGCAATTGGTTGTCGGGGGGTAA
- a CDS encoding methyl-accepting chemotaxis protein, which translates to MSEQALASQLNNRILIAGAIIIAGLAISMQMLNINMSAQVYVALVIAAVSVIVAILLMKQGANALLEKLRDMEAIAPAIANKDADLLRASGVSEHSNLYRAVAELINGKEDAHEHSHSLLLALQVCQANIMLADESLNIVYMNDSVIRMLQKNEAKLQQDLPNFSVNNLIGQNIDAFHKNPSHQRGLLANLSRPYTTKIKVAGLTFDLIATPVFGDDGQRLATLVEWKDLTRELKMEQERAELESFNAKITNALDVCQANVMLADENLNIIYVNESVVEMLKDKQAQLRESLPNFSADNLVGKCIDEFHVNPSHQRNLLSKLSDVYKTDIKVAGCTFGLIATPVFNDNHERIGVVVEWDDKTERLEKERKEKRQASENLWVRRALDNVSTNTMIANADYDIVYVNEALQEMMDDAEQDIRKSLPKFDSKKLIGSSIDDFHKNPNHQRSLLSRLDSEYETEIKVGKRTFGLVANPILNGDNERVGFVVEWEDRTKEIAIEKEVNDLVQAANRGDLTARLSEEGKDGFYLRLVKGLNSLVETVDETVTDMGDMLDSLATGNLTRRIDGDYQGAYERLKRDANTTADKLTEVLGRIRTSANLVASGAEEISQGNADLSQRTEEQASSLEETASSMEQMTSTVKQNADNAKTANELAEDTCDKAIKGGEVVTRAVASMSEINESSKKISDIIGVIDEIAFQTNLLALNAAVEAARAGEQGRGFAVVAGEVRNLAQRSAGAAKEIKDLIRDSVGKVEDGTLLVNESGETLKGIVDSVKRVTNMISDIAEASIEQSSGIEQVNKAVSQMDEMTQQNAALVEEASAAGESMAEQANDMRRLLNFFTLGDSQQPQSVIEQPSSFSAPEKQLPQQSSTTQKSATPSRANQFANDSEEWEEF; encoded by the coding sequence ATGAGCGAGCAAGCGTTAGCAAGTCAATTAAATAATAGGATACTCATAGCGGGGGCCATCATTATTGCTGGGCTCGCAATCAGTATGCAAATGCTAAACATAAATATGTCTGCACAGGTTTATGTGGCGTTGGTCATTGCTGCGGTAAGCGTAATTGTCGCGATTTTATTGATGAAGCAAGGAGCGAATGCATTGCTAGAAAAGCTTCGCGATATGGAAGCCATTGCTCCGGCAATTGCAAACAAAGATGCCGACTTATTACGTGCCAGCGGTGTTTCTGAACACAGTAATTTATATCGTGCTGTGGCTGAGTTAATCAATGGCAAAGAAGACGCGCATGAGCACAGCCACAGTCTGTTATTGGCATTACAGGTTTGTCAGGCCAATATCATGCTAGCCGACGAGTCATTAAACATTGTATACATGAATGACTCTGTCATTCGTATGCTGCAAAAAAATGAAGCCAAGCTGCAGCAAGACTTACCAAACTTTTCAGTGAATAACTTAATTGGCCAGAATATTGATGCCTTTCATAAAAACCCCAGTCATCAACGCGGTTTATTAGCCAATCTTAGCCGTCCCTATACCACCAAAATCAAAGTGGCAGGGCTTACCTTTGACTTAATTGCCACTCCTGTATTTGGTGATGATGGTCAGCGCCTTGCAACCTTGGTGGAGTGGAAAGATTTAACCCGTGAGTTAAAAATGGAGCAAGAGCGGGCTGAGCTTGAAAGCTTCAACGCCAAAATTACTAATGCATTAGACGTTTGTCAGGCCAATGTAATGCTCGCGGATGAAAACCTCAACATAATATACGTCAATGAGTCTGTTGTAGAAATGCTGAAAGATAAGCAAGCGCAGTTGCGTGAATCTTTACCTAACTTCTCTGCCGATAACTTGGTTGGTAAGTGCATTGACGAGTTTCATGTGAACCCCTCTCATCAACGTAATTTACTCAGTAAACTGAGTGACGTATATAAAACCGACATTAAAGTTGCCGGTTGCACCTTTGGTCTTATCGCCACCCCGGTTTTCAATGACAACCATGAGCGTATTGGTGTTGTGGTTGAGTGGGACGATAAAACGGAACGGCTAGAAAAAGAGCGTAAAGAAAAGCGCCAAGCGTCGGAGAACTTATGGGTGCGCAGAGCGCTTGATAATGTCTCAACCAATACCATGATTGCCAATGCCGACTATGACATCGTTTACGTTAATGAAGCATTGCAAGAAATGATGGATGATGCGGAGCAAGATATTCGTAAAAGCCTGCCCAAGTTTGACAGCAAGAAGCTGATTGGTAGTAGCATCGATGACTTCCACAAAAACCCCAATCATCAACGCAGCTTACTGTCTCGTTTAGACAGCGAATACGAAACTGAAATCAAAGTAGGTAAACGCACCTTTGGCTTGGTCGCCAATCCCATTTTAAATGGCGACAATGAGCGAGTTGGTTTCGTGGTTGAGTGGGAAGATAGAACCAAAGAAATCGCCATTGAAAAAGAAGTGAATGATTTAGTTCAGGCAGCCAACCGTGGTGATCTTACGGCAAGGCTTTCAGAAGAGGGCAAAGATGGCTTTTACTTACGTTTGGTTAAAGGCCTTAATAGCCTAGTTGAAACCGTTGATGAGACTGTGACAGACATGGGCGATATGCTCGATTCACTGGCAACGGGTAACCTTACACGGCGAATTGATGGTGACTACCAGGGGGCTTATGAGCGCCTTAAGCGCGATGCCAATACGACTGCAGACAAGTTAACCGAAGTCTTGGGTCGTATTCGTACGTCGGCCAATTTAGTTGCCAGTGGCGCGGAAGAAATTTCACAAGGAAATGCGGATCTTAGTCAGCGCACCGAAGAGCAAGCATCGTCACTAGAAGAAACCGCTTCTAGCATGGAGCAAATGACCAGCACCGTGAAGCAAAATGCCGATAATGCCAAAACCGCCAATGAACTGGCTGAGGATACCTGCGATAAGGCCATTAAAGGCGGTGAAGTGGTCACTCGAGCTGTCGCAAGTATGTCTGAGATTAATGAATCCAGTAAGAAAATCTCAGATATTATTGGTGTCATTGATGAAATTGCCTTCCAAACAAACTTGCTGGCTCTGAATGCCGCTGTAGAAGCTGCCAGAGCTGGTGAACAAGGTCGTGGTTTTGCCGTTGTTGCCGGAGAGGTACGAAACTTAGCGCAGCGTTCAGCCGGTGCGGCAAAAGAAATCAAAGACTTGATCCGTGATAGTGTTGGTAAAGTTGAAGATGGTACCTTACTTGTAAATGAATCAGGAGAAACCTTGAAAGGGATCGTTGACTCAGTGAAACGAGTAACCAATATGATCTCCGATATTGCTGAAGCATCCATTGAACAAAGTTCAGGCATTGAGCAAGTTAATAAAGCGGTATCGCAAATGGATGAAATGACACAGCAAAATGCTGCGCTGGTGGAGGAAGCCTCTGCTGCAGGTGAGTCGATGGCAGAACAAGCCAATGATATGCGCAGATTACTCAACTTCTTTACTTTAGGTGACTCGCAACAGCCGCAAAGTGTTATTGAGCAACCCAGCAGCTTCTCTGCACCGGAAAAACAGCTGCCGCAGCAGAGCTCAACGACGCAAAAATCGGCAACGCCTTCTCGTGCTAATCAGTTTGCTAACGACTCAGAGGAGTGGGAGGAGTTTTAG